One Rhodococcus sp. P1Y DNA window includes the following coding sequences:
- a CDS encoding response regulator: MVTQEQTGLRPARVVLADDHTLFRDGLAALIETDPAFEVVAQCPDGASAIEVVADLIPDIAVLDIEMPGPGARAVVTAIRDRAPSVAIVILSMHQDSEMLRDLLDAGASAFLAKTVARDQLIAGLHSVQQSPGNILLSTSRESIGVALAESPEPEHPLSPREIEVLGLVAQARSNQQIGRELGITESTVKRHLTNIFAKLGAVSRVDCIRKASAYDLAKDW; this comes from the coding sequence ATGGTGACGCAGGAGCAGACCGGCCTACGCCCGGCACGCGTCGTGCTGGCCGACGATCACACGCTCTTTCGTGACGGACTCGCCGCCTTGATCGAAACCGATCCTGCGTTCGAGGTCGTGGCTCAGTGCCCTGACGGTGCGAGTGCCATCGAGGTCGTCGCCGACCTGATTCCCGACATTGCCGTGCTCGACATCGAGATGCCGGGACCTGGCGCGCGAGCCGTCGTGACCGCGATCCGCGATCGGGCACCTTCGGTTGCGATCGTCATCCTCTCGATGCATCAGGACTCGGAGATGCTGCGCGACCTGCTCGACGCAGGCGCGTCTGCGTTTCTCGCCAAGACTGTCGCCCGCGATCAGCTGATCGCCGGACTGCATTCCGTCCAGCAGAGCCCGGGTAACATCCTGTTGTCGACGTCGCGCGAATCGATCGGGGTTGCGCTCGCGGAGTCCCCCGAACCGGAGCATCCACTGTCACCGCGCGAGATCGAGGTTCTCGGACTGGTTGCTCAGGCCAGATCGAATCAACAGATCGGACGAGAACTCGGTATCACCGAGTCCACGGTCAAACGGCACCTGACCAACATCTTCGCGAAGTTGGGAGCCGTCTCCCGTGTCGACTGCATCCGAAAAGCCTCGGCGTACGACCTCGCCAAAGATTGGTGA
- a CDS encoding sensor histidine kinase, whose amino-acid sequence MDPSTDLGEQRARSGVHPTQSLHAASLMFEALFPILVEAVDTADGSRTQVELGIALEREIQGRLAVGSIPYVNLLLTKLLSSQQDERSRIARDLHDRIAHGMGAALQQLDLFDHYRSRDPGRAENHLATARASIKASFDSTRQVSADLWVRVSEQGLSEALASYLDTTVPEGTSTAVTVSGGAPNLLDEVKQEVYILLREAVRNAVIHAKPTSVTVQLVTEDDRFRAVVRDDGCGFDVGAVTAIKTVGGLASIRERATLLGGRATITADPGAGTTVELLLPLHDGSGRRQW is encoded by the coding sequence ATGGATCCCAGCACAGACCTCGGAGAACAACGTGCGCGCTCGGGCGTCCACCCGACCCAATCGCTCCACGCGGCATCGCTGATGTTCGAGGCGCTGTTCCCCATCCTGGTCGAGGCTGTGGACACTGCCGACGGCTCCAGAACCCAGGTCGAACTGGGTATCGCACTCGAGCGTGAAATCCAGGGCAGGCTGGCGGTCGGGTCGATTCCCTACGTCAATCTTCTGTTGACCAAGCTGCTGTCGTCGCAGCAGGACGAGCGCAGTCGCATCGCTCGCGACCTACACGACCGCATCGCCCATGGAATGGGCGCAGCCCTGCAACAGCTGGACCTTTTCGACCACTATCGTTCACGCGATCCGGGCCGTGCCGAGAACCATCTGGCCACCGCACGCGCGTCGATCAAGGCCAGTTTCGACAGCACGAGGCAGGTTTCGGCGGATCTGTGGGTCCGAGTGAGCGAACAGGGCCTGAGCGAGGCACTGGCGTCGTACCTGGACACCACGGTGCCCGAGGGAACCAGCACAGCGGTGACCGTATCGGGAGGTGCGCCGAACCTCCTCGACGAGGTCAAGCAAGAGGTCTACATCTTGCTGCGAGAGGCTGTACGCAACGCCGTCATCCATGCGAAGCCGACATCGGTGACGGTCCAACTCGTCACCGAGGACGATCGGTTTCGGGCCGTCGTCCGAGACGACGGCTGCGGTTTCGACGTGGGGGCGGTGACGGCGATCAAGACGGTCGGAGGCCTCGCATCGATTCGGGAGCGTGCGACCCTTCTCGGCGGGCGCGCCACCATCACGGCAGACCCTGGGGCCGGCACCACCGTCGAATTACTGCTTCCGCTTCACGACGGCTCGGGACGCAGACAATGGTGA
- a CDS encoding UbiA family prenyltransferase — MVTTHGVVRSIDDETEVPRRGTLLVRTAIGLAWAEARPSVQIIFQLRILAVVAVASLDPRAVPDLVGVAICCAGWLCVTWSIYLLNGITDRAGDRLNGGTRPIASGALGVDTARVLVVVLSSTGLSLCLVGDELTFVAAATMLILGYLYSAGPAPLKRSVWGVQVSVIGGGLLTYSAAVAAADLTFSAAGVLFATALSAWMGVGGISKDVSDVEGDRRMGRRTLAMWSERGSLHVAAAAAMVVSIGFSIGVLTEAPELIVPALMLVVGACAFVRCALVPGLSSRNPRTAYRTFMLTQYGTHVAAICISV; from the coding sequence ATGGTCACCACACACGGGGTTGTCCGCTCGATCGACGACGAGACAGAGGTACCCCGCCGCGGCACCCTGTTGGTACGGACAGCCATCGGACTCGCGTGGGCCGAGGCACGACCGTCGGTTCAGATCATCTTCCAGCTGCGCATCCTTGCAGTGGTCGCAGTGGCGTCGCTCGACCCGCGGGCCGTGCCGGACCTTGTCGGCGTCGCGATCTGCTGCGCCGGCTGGCTGTGCGTCACGTGGTCCATCTACCTCCTCAACGGGATCACCGACCGCGCGGGGGATCGCCTCAACGGTGGAACGCGACCCATCGCCTCCGGAGCCCTCGGCGTCGACACCGCCCGCGTGCTCGTCGTCGTTCTATCCTCCACCGGGCTGAGCCTGTGCCTGGTGGGCGACGAGCTCACGTTCGTTGCCGCAGCCACCATGCTGATTCTCGGGTATCTCTATTCCGCCGGCCCGGCACCACTCAAACGCAGCGTCTGGGGCGTGCAGGTGTCCGTGATCGGAGGCGGCCTGCTGACCTACTCGGCGGCCGTCGCGGCTGCAGACCTCACCTTCTCGGCGGCCGGTGTGCTGTTCGCGACCGCCTTGTCCGCATGGATGGGTGTCGGGGGAATTTCGAAAGACGTCTCGGACGTCGAGGGTGATCGCAGGATGGGTCGACGCACGCTGGCGATGTGGAGCGAACGTGGATCGCTCCACGTCGCAGCCGCCGCCGCGATGGTTGTCTCGATCGGCTTCTCCATCGGCGTGCTGACCGAAGCGCCCGAGCTGATCGTGCCTGCTCTGATGCTCGTGGTCGGTGCGTGCGCGTTCGTTCGGTGCGCCCTCGTCCCGGGGTTGTCGTCGCGCAACCCGCGCACCGCCTATCGCACGTTCATGCTCACCCAGTACGGCACGCACGTTGCGGCGATCTGCATTTCGGTGTGA